GCGGAAACCGATCCGGATCAAGCCTGTTTAGCGGCTTTGAATGCCGCTCAGAAAATTAAGAATTCCGTAATACGATGGAATACGGAACATCCGGATTCCCAAATTCATTTGGGTATGGCTCTGAATGTTGGAGACGTAGTTTACGGAAACGTTGGCGCAAAAGACAGACTCGATTTTACCGTGATCGGTAACGCAGTCAATCAGGCCTTTCGGGTGGAGTCGTTGTGCAAGGATTTAGGAAAGAACATCCTTACCACCGAAGAATTTACAATCAAAGCCGGAAAAGAAAATTTTGAATTTGTAGGAGCAAAACGACTGAAAGGAATTAGCGGAGAAAGGAATATCTATTCTCCTTTGGACAAGAACTAAAGTACGATTTTTATCCAGAAGAGCGTAACCAATAGAAAGAAGAGTAGCCTATGAAAATCTATAGGCTACAAGATATTGACACCCTCGATTAATTCACACTTCCTTCTTTCCAAGCTTTCAAAGTTCCGTCCAATTCACGCGCGACCGCATGGGCCATCCCTTGCGCATACTCTTCCAGAGAATCGCTAAAGGTGCTACTGCCGGTCGGAGGGCTAATCCCCGTCATAACGATCGAACCATCCTGTGTGGAAACGAGCTTGATTTGATATTTAAGTTCGTATTGCGTTTTCGAAACTCTCTCACCTGTACTCATATCCGTAGTAAAAATATTTTTCTGTGCGAGCTTAGTGACTTCAATCATCAAAACGGCGTCAATCCCCGCCAATTTTCCCAATTCGATCGCGTTCTCTTCTACTGTGGAACCGGATAACTTCGGCTTCTTTTGATTCAGGACCGATATCAATTGATTTCTTTCGACTAGTTTATAACCGTTGTCTATAAAAGTAGAACCAAGAGTATCGGCAATTTCTAATGTTGCCGCATTCTTAGCCACAATTTCAGGGTCGATGAAGTCGCCTTTTACGGTGCGACTGTTTTTATATTCGGAACTCGCACTCGGTCCCGTAATACTCAATGCGTATGCGAAATCGCGGCCTATACCGACCGCGGATATTCCGCCCGTATTTATAGTATGTTTTGATTGAGAAGTAGTCGTAATTTCTCTTTTTAATTTAGGGTCTTGCACCGTCGGAATCACCGAAATGCTCTTTACTTGTTTCATTTTGAGCTGATTCCCTTTGAAAGCCTGCACTGAAATAC
The nucleotide sequence above comes from Leptospira weilii. Encoded proteins:
- a CDS encoding CsgG/HfaB family protein, with protein sequence MKNTKGIFILAITLMFSLAGCISVQAFKGNQLKMKQVKSISVIPTVQDPKLKREITTTSQSKHTINTGGISAVGIGRDFAYALSITGPSASSEYKNSRTVKGDFIDPEIVAKNAATLEIADTLGSTFIDNGYKLVERNQLISVLNQKKPKLSGSTVEENAIELGKLAGIDAVLMIEVTKLAQKNIFTTDMSTGERVSKTQYELKYQIKLVSTQDGSIVMTGISPPTGSSTFSDSLEEYAQGMAHAVARELDGTLKAWKEGSVN